The window CTTTGTTTGCTCCGTCGCTGGCACTGCATTTACGTGACCGAGCCCATCATGCCGCTACCGAAAACCCGTTTTCTTCTTGCATTTTCCGCTGCACAGGCATTGGTTTTGCCCGTCGCCGCACAGGCGCAGTCCGATACCGTTTTGCCTGCCGTTTCCGTTTCGGCGCCGCGCATTGCCGCCGACGACGCCGAAGCCCCGACATTCGGCAGTTTCGGCCAGATACCCTTGCAGCAGACGCCCGCTTCGATCACCGTGATCACGCGCCAGCAAATGCAGGATCAGGCCATACGCCAGACCACCGATCTGACCCGGTTCGATGCCAGCGTCAACGACGCCTATAACGCGATCGGCTATGCGGAGCAGTTTTCCATCCGCGGCTTTACTCTCGATAATGCGGCGAGCTATCGCAAAGACAGCCTGGAAATCGCTGCCGATGCCGCCATCCCGCTCGAGAACAAGGAGCGCATTGAAATATTGAAAGGCTTGGCCGGCTTGCAGGCCGGGATCGCGACGCCGGGCGGCATACTTAACTATGTCACCAAGCGCCCCACCAACGAGACGCTGTGGTCGGTGACGCTGGAAGCGCGCGAGCGCGGCACGCTGTACGGCGCGCTCGACCTGGGCGGTCGTTCCGACGACAAGCGCTTCGGCTACCGCATCAATGCAGCCGCCGAAAAGCTGCGTTCCTATGTGCGCGGCGCCGACGGTGAACGTCAGTTCGTGAGCGGCGCATTCGACTGGCGACTGACGCCGCAGGCATTGCTGCAACTCGATTTCGATTACCAGCACAAGTCGCAGCTAAGCGCCCCCGGTTTTCAACTGATCAATGGTACCGACCTGCCGACGGGAATCTCGGCGCGCACCATGCTGAACAACCAGCCATGGAGCCGGCCGGTTGAAACCGACAGCACCAATCTCGGGCTGCGATTCGAATACCAGATCACGCCCGACTGGACCACGGTGGTGGCCGTCAACCGTCACGGTTTTCGGCGCGACGACTTTGCCGCATTCCCGTTTGGCTGTGCAGCGAGCGGACTATTTCCGGGCTTCTGCGCCAATGGCGACTATGATGTGTACGACTACCAGAGCGAAAACGAACGCAAGTCCTTGCTCGCGTCGCAAGCCATTGTGCAAGGAAGATTCGCGACCGGCGCGCTGCAGCACGAACTGGCAGCAGGCGTCTCGACACTGCGTCGCCGCGACGACTTCGGCGACTGCGTGTACGGCACCCTCGACTGCCTCGGCTCCGCAGCGAATGGCACCAGCAATATTTTTTCACCGGTCGTCGTGCCCGCATCGACCATCACCACCGGCCCGATACGCTTGCGTCGCAGCGGGCGCGAGCATTCGTTGTTCGTGCGTGATGTGATCGCGCTCTCGCCGCAGTTCAAGCTGCATGCCGGCGTGCGTCACACGCGTATCGAACGCGATCAGTATGATGCGACTGGCACCCTCAACAGTGCGCATGAGCGCGGTTATACCTTGCCCAATCTTGCACTGGTGTTCAATCCGCAGGCGAGCTGGACCATGTACGGATCGTATGCGCAAGGCTTGGAACATGGCGGCATTGCACCACTATTGACGACTAATGCCAATGTGGCGCTGGATCCGAGCAAGTCGTATCAGCTTGAACTCGGTACCAAGACTTCTCTCGGCAATGGCTGGCAAATGTCTGCCGCACTGTTCCGTATCCGCAAACCGCTGGAGTACACCGATGCGGGATTTACCTATGTGCGTAACGGCAATGCAGAACATCAGGGCATCGAGTGGTCGCTGCAGGGACAGGCCACGCGCAATCTGATGCTCGGTGCCAGCATCGCCGCCTTGCATACCCGCCAGCAAAATACCGGCACCGCCACGCTCGATGGCAAGCGTGTCACCAATGTTCCCAATCTCAAGTCGGTTGTGTATGCGGACTATGCACTGGCGGCCGTGCCGGGGTTGATGCTCAATGGCAGCTGGCATTACGCGGGCAGCAAGGCATTCAATCCCGATAACAGCGTGACGGTCCCCGGCTATCATTTGTTCAACCTCGGAGCGCGCTATGCGACGCGCGTGGGCGGCACGGCGACGACGTTGCGCTTCGGCATTGATAACGTGACCGACAAGTTCTACTGGCGCGATGTCACCCAAGCCCTGGGTGGATACCTGTTTCCGGGCGCTCCCCGCACCTTCAAGCTGTCTGCCCAGTTCGACTTTTAAGCAGGCGTCAGACGCTGCAGCAGGCTCTCGACTTGCTGCAGCCGCATCGGCTCAGTGCCGCTCACCAATGAGTACGGCAGATTCAGCGCAGCCAGCTTCGCGAGCAGCTGCGTATGGATTTGCTGCCGCACTGCTTCCGATTCACGTTGCAAGCCATCTGCCACCCATGGCGCATCCGGCGCAGTCACCAACGTAAGATCATAATGCCGGTCCGCTGCCATCCGTTCCAGCCGCGGCTCGACACGGCCCCAATAAAACCGGCTGTACAGGCTGGTCATCAAAGGCGTGGTATCGCAAAACAGAAAGCGCGAAGCCGACAGTGCCGCCGCGTCTTCGCGCTCAGTCTGCACACGGGCGATCACAAGTTGTTCTTCTTCGTATGGAGTGCGCCCATGCAGCTCAACAAACTCGCGCAGGTATTCGGGTACCCAGAGCGTGCGGAAATGCGTTGCCAGCGCCTCGGCCAGCGTGGACTTGCCGGTGGATTCGGCACCAAGAATGGCAATGCGCCACGGTTTTTGCATCGCATTCATGCATTGGCTCCGCTGCCTGCGACTATCGTTCTCCAGGTACGCAAGCCTATCGTTGCCAGCAAGATGAACAAGGCATACAGCACCGCCGTCAGGATCAGGTTTTTGTAGACATACAGACCGACATACAGCGCATCCACCGCTATCCAGACATGCCAGTTTTCCAGCTTTTTCCGCGCCAGCAACAGTTGTCCGACCAGGCTGCCCGCCGTCAGGAACCCGTCGATATAGGGAACGTCGGTATCGGTGTAGGACTTGAGGAAGAGGGCGATCAAAATAAATCCGGCAATCCAGCCGCCCGCCGCCCAGTAGCGACCTGCTGCCGACAGGCGGGATACGCGCAAGCCGCCGGCGGCGCCGCGAACACCGAGCCACTGATACCAACCCCACATCGATGTGGCAATGAATACCCACTGCAGGCCCATGTCGCCATACAGGCGGGCTTGAAAGAAAACGACCGCATAGCTTGCCGAAGATGCAATGGCAAACAGCCAGGCCCAATGAATCTGGCGAATGCCCAGCACCACGGTCGCGACTGCAAGCATGAACGACACCAGTTCAAGCGGCGTGGTTGAGAAAATGGAAAATACGATCGGGTCGTTCATAGGGGCGAATGCAGCAGCAAGGTGTCATGTCGGCGCGACGGGATATCCATGCGCAGGGCTTCGTATATTAAACGAAAGCCTTCGGACATTGATGCGGGACGGAGTCCAAACTATCGCAAGCGATCAAGCATGGAATCATTTGGCATGCCGAAATAACAAGCCATGCCTGCAATTGCGCGGCCAAACCTAGAACATCTCTATCGAATCAAAACGCCGCGTCCTGCATTGGGCGGCTTGCTCCCATTTTGATAGACGCTCTTAATCTATAGCAAACCCGATTCAATTGAATGATTTAACATGGATCAACGTGCACTACTCTCATTCGGGCAAGCGGCATACTGCTCATCCATATGGCTATTACAGATACTTCCCCCTTGCATGCCCTGATTGTCGAAGATAACTGCGACCTTGCCAGACTGTTCGGTGATCTGCTGGAAGTGCTCGGTTGTACCGTTCAGATCGAATGGAACGCCAATACCGGGTTGCGCGCCGCATTTGAAAATCCGCCCAATCTTATTTTTTGCGACCTTACCATGCCGGGTGAGAAAAACGGTTTTGACGTCGCGCGAGAAATCCGGTCGCTTGCGGAATTCGACCGGACTTGGCTGATTGCGGTAACGGGCTACGATGCGCCCGAGACCCATGAACAGGCGCTCGCGGCAGGGTTCGACCGCATATTCGCCAAGCCGGTCAAATTTGCACAGATCCAGGCGGTGCTCGACGAAGTGAAGAGCGGCGTGGGTCGTGCCGGTCGAGGCCGCGCTGTCATCGCTGGCCGGTGACCTGAAGCCTATGAACTGAGGTTCGGACCCAAGCGATCCGTTGGCGGGCGCCGGCATGCCGCAACGTGTGCTCGAGTCCGTTCAAGCCCTTCCTTACCGCTAAACCGGAAGCCGGTCCGATTTTCGGCTCAGTCGAGACCATTCTGGTGGCCGAGGATGAAACCGACGTAAGCGCCACCACGCCGCCGTCATCTTCGCGTCACATTGCACAAGAATCATTTCCTTCGTATCTTGCATGGAACTGCCATGTAACGACGCCATCTCCGCTGCCCAGGGTGAACTAGCAAGTCAAAGGCAATGGCCTTCGTGGCGGCAAGCTTCTTGCTTCAAACTGGACAGAGCCCGCATGCCGCATCGCCAGAATCGCAAGC is drawn from Noviherbaspirillum saxi and contains these coding sequences:
- a CDS encoding TonB-dependent siderophore receptor, which encodes MPLPKTRFLLAFSAAQALVLPVAAQAQSDTVLPAVSVSAPRIAADDAEAPTFGSFGQIPLQQTPASITVITRQQMQDQAIRQTTDLTRFDASVNDAYNAIGYAEQFSIRGFTLDNAASYRKDSLEIAADAAIPLENKERIEILKGLAGLQAGIATPGGILNYVTKRPTNETLWSVTLEARERGTLYGALDLGGRSDDKRFGYRINAAAEKLRSYVRGADGERQFVSGAFDWRLTPQALLQLDFDYQHKSQLSAPGFQLINGTDLPTGISARTMLNNQPWSRPVETDSTNLGLRFEYQITPDWTTVVAVNRHGFRRDDFAAFPFGCAASGLFPGFCANGDYDVYDYQSENERKSLLASQAIVQGRFATGALQHELAAGVSTLRRRDDFGDCVYGTLDCLGSAANGTSNIFSPVVVPASTITTGPIRLRRSGREHSLFVRDVIALSPQFKLHAGVRHTRIERDQYDATGTLNSAHERGYTLPNLALVFNPQASWTMYGSYAQGLEHGGIAPLLTTNANVALDPSKSYQLELGTKTSLGNGWQMSAALFRIRKPLEYTDAGFTYVRNGNAEHQGIEWSLQGQATRNLMLGASIAALHTRQQNTGTATLDGKRVTNVPNLKSVVYADYALAAVPGLMLNGSWHYAGSKAFNPDNSVTVPGYHLFNLGARYATRVGGTATTLRFGIDNVTDKFYWRDVTQALGGYLFPGAPRTFKLSAQFDF
- a CDS encoding AAA family ATPase; this encodes MNAMQKPWRIAILGAESTGKSTLAEALATHFRTLWVPEYLREFVELHGRTPYEEEQLVIARVQTEREDAAALSASRFLFCDTTPLMTSLYSRFYWGRVEPRLERMAADRHYDLTLVTAPDAPWVADGLQRESEAVRQQIHTQLLAKLAALNLPYSLVSGTEPMRLQQVESLLQRLTPA
- the pnuC gene encoding nicotinamide riboside transporter PnuC; translation: MNDPIVFSIFSTTPLELVSFMLAVATVVLGIRQIHWAWLFAIASSASYAVVFFQARLYGDMGLQWVFIATSMWGWYQWLGVRGAAGGLRVSRLSAAGRYWAAGGWIAGFILIALFLKSYTDTDVPYIDGFLTAGSLVGQLLLARKKLENWHVWIAVDALYVGLYVYKNLILTAVLYALFILLATIGLRTWRTIVAGSGANA
- a CDS encoding response regulator, which gives rise to MAITDTSPLHALIVEDNCDLARLFGDLLEVLGCTVQIEWNANTGLRAAFENPPNLIFCDLTMPGEKNGFDVAREIRSLAEFDRTWLIAVTGYDAPETHEQALAAGFDRIFAKPVKFAQIQAVLDEVKSGVGRAGRGRAVIAGR